The DNA sequence AACGACTCGTACAGCTCCCCGTTCACCGGGCGAACGGGGCCGATCAGCAAATGCATCGTCGCATAAAAATCGGCGGCGAGCGCATCCGCCATTTCGGCCAGCAAGAGCGGCTCGGCCGTCCGTTTTTGTTTGGCCTCAATCAGCAGCCCGCGCTTGTCTTCATTCCAAACGATCAGCACCCGCGAGGCAAATAGGTTGTGGATCGTTTCGGCAAATTCCTGTTTGTTGGCGATCGGGCGATTGACGAGAAAATGAATGAACCGGCAGTATGGGGCAGAGAGCATCGCAGGAGCGTCGGGGCGGCCGGTGGCCATCCATTGTTTCCACGCCCGTTCTTCTTCGCTTTCCGGCTCCCGCCGGCGGTTGGCTGGGGTCAATAACAGCGCCAACAGCTGCCGCTCTCGTTCCGTCAACCGCTCTTTGGCGATGCCCACCTCATCGCCCCCGGCGGTGTAAAACCATTCGTACGCCTCGGGATCGGCCGGTTGACCGTTGATGATAATGTCCCCTTTATAAAGTGATTCGAGCTCTTTTAACATCACGGCGCCCCCTTTTCTACCTTTTTTCATTCATTATAACAGAAAGGCCGATTTTCCTGGTGGACAGGAAAATCGGCTCCGTTTACTCGCCGGCGTCGTATGGCGGTTCTTCTTTGACCAGGTCGCGCGCTTCTTCGATGTTGACCTCATCACCGCGGCCGTGCACGACGCCGCCAGCCATCCCTTCATTAATCATGCGGTCAATATCCATGTAATATTCATCGCGCCCCTCATATAAGGCGTCTTGGCGCCCCGCTTCGTTCCGCTCCATGGTTTCGCTCCTTCCTCATCGTTTTTTCCTAGTTTGTCCGAAACAGGCATAGACTATCCGCTTCGCTCATATGGATGAAAGAGGACTGGCAAGAAGGAGGGTGTAAGGGATTTTGTCGAAAAATATTTTTTGGACATCCCTGAGGAGCCGAAAAGCCTTGATAAATCAACATTTCTAGAGGGAGGGAAATAGGGTGGTTGCTGTGATCAAACAATTGCTGGAAACGACCGCTGCGGCTGAAGAAAAAGCTCGTCAGTTGGCAGCGCTTGAAGAAGACGGGCAAACATGGGAAACGTATTTCGCCGAGGTTCAGCGACAACGTCAACTTTGGCAGTATGTTCACCATTTGATGACCGGTGCAGGCTGGGGTGAGAGAAAGAAACAGCAAGAAGCGG is a window from the Geobacillus stearothermophilus ATCC 12980 genome containing:
- a CDS encoding PucR family transcriptional regulator, translated to MLKELESLYKGDIIINGQPADPEAYEWFYTAGGDEVGIAKERLTERERQLLALLLTPANRRREPESEEERAWKQWMATGRPDAPAMLSAPYCRFIHFLVNRPIANKQEFAETIHNLFASRVLIVWNEDKRGLLIEAKQKRTAEPLLLAEMADALAADFYATMHLLIGPVRPVNGELYESFLLEQQCFAAARRFWPKQTVYEWEDVIPLPLLESAADDGKTGQILSFLDGLGEEEVRAMETFLECNLNVSMAAKKLYMHRNSLQYRIDKWAEQTGIDIKRFKGAAAAYLAILHQRRA